In Besnoitia besnoiti strain Bb-Ger1 chromosome IX, whole genome shotgun sequence, a single genomic region encodes these proteins:
- a CDS encoding hypothetical protein (encoded by transcript BESB_011800) — protein sequence MTGSFHGLQSRPRLHRVSSGAQRPQCCRRQRRRGPARIRGRGADRRACRWSAAAPASAAWCTICCGTALQATASVGSLLPSAPQPRPLSARALSCSCALPPDPPRSPLQAPPAADPDEDDDLPLQSLTPRTSLRPFSRRSASPAPPRPARAAADCEAPPWPARGFHGAALHGAPLFDGFLGRSTGQPPAREETAPSARAPQRAFVAAAPFASPQRAPSLAAAAPSPSGAEPEGDARRPSQGGIGERGRQQAGAARDLGAQSQWSPAGASTSPATGREDGWACRQVRRHGHSRGGRAGGGDLLEARGDSCERRDDATGAAAAEKCSASEGEGKAARANEAQTGLWRSLYGRQHRRRAGESDARGGAAEPQRRGRGRWSLWAALAAEESGSDDEERSEASWSEFLEDEERRARGDAPRTETRTETRMAFEPLGAQEADGRGGCEERHSPEGGRGDPNGGTLSFVVQPLQPGKPSGRPVGGEGAPRPEDAGGCESAPRDREWIASRPPLPFLPPAAPPVWRAHASREAQMLLHWHHWLYWRALQGYAERPWSLGGPVPPIAARAPPEAGTARPPESVAGRERLAGAGRGGRAQAGPPARGESGEDSAEEELERLFFGEPRGRRRAARARERAERVEQAAHSKREVEAGSTGEAASREAPGLGQADMAAPQRLPVGSALGCLPQQPRDPSSFPSHRVPSLSSRPASDPACLYAPPLSAASSPPPGLSHVPSAGAPSSAAAEVYGRPGASAAPPLWQPYLPPPLPFFPAAAHSVHGAPPAAAAFCSQPPSARASPSPDASSSSFLLPHPLFGGVALPWVGPPGAAAPCTGAGLERHAAEGSGAAPPLGTRAQRPGSLTVVAARRASATAPGEGSAPQPSKPRESHRQAGSSFRSSLSSYLFPWPQRKAEGTRDAARPEALGASTPHGSKWGAEDAVGAGSAGAAPSPARSTTPSETSLAGAGCDGRTQAQGEGSSSSISSSSISSFSSRSLGFAERAAPSNGPEEGERRLQAEGVSRGRDEQRPKEAPIILPLPSWASTTEVPDAERGGERLSGSEDPTPRRGRKAPGDSEADRAESEQGDYVLWSPNACDKRLLRALEEAQADPHEALADAVASEAPRLHPPPAGSAPTGLPETGFSASCGLEKDALARLGLFPAFLFGGREAGRKAKGLAALPPVNVDVDVHISDAADEETTLAALPRRVASLLPPYAPQRLFAGRAAGERASPDAPRDEASCVSTLQGDEDDVFVIAGAPETDGGLASGSLNAFLGGATATAARSAARLLTGAACQEAEVTEPRRSRHAEDSRERGARGAAESDARLRSPWARARPPRSGTEAASRATASAIRGDMSSPRAREDFAASVPETTGDSRRGGASERPTEAACSLEAEALNGRPGLDSVSALSEEAEGEVASDDAAQMRSDARQVPSPRFSSSLSPAACHSPFPFVYERQQMPRAQRASSLPRCLSPPHSPSPLGADADSALPRRVPCPPRGSRASSRSASPSRRAFFSAEAASGAGSLVLDSQMPPCASLLSLAAFAAPPRARAEAEARVTGGRRAGHARSEPDAERRDDWEGERSRRRGEPAKEEESAAEQQAKETERETDTETDTEREGEEPRDAGETTAAESDSGVLDTNAWRAGDCAAVRPSPQGMRAEIQRREKTRHDDCCRLRAAEETGRAQRHGGEDACEAACAPLSPPRSPSRASVSSAASLPWVDVMHAARSRALAAASAVRRAAEDAAKKSFALSSSAFMSSSASAGLFRKRSEKLFQRASGGSVNSAEVEEVARRILSDGDAFEVRRRSPARCCTEAAASSGGACVSFASGGSDFHNSSMRREETAGDARGVFRRSSPAQSAALPAFGSGFLGAGREGDKQRTRAKQMQDARRTALHDKQFLLMLQQQVLCEDAQIAVAAAAAAAHPEDRGSCREGPRGGRGGEGEAVDAERRDDCRDTAAKKDGGESSTGGRQGADAGGDEPTPRL from the coding sequence ATGACGGGCTCGTTCCACGGGCTGcagtcgaggccgcgcctgcaCCGAGTCTCTAGCGgggcgcagcgaccgcagtgttgccgccggcagaggcgacggggcCCAGCGAGAATCCGAGGCCGGGGCGCCGACCGCCGAGCGTGCCGCtggagcgcagccgcgcccgcgtccgcggcttgGTGCACCATCTGCTGCGGCACGGCTTTGCAGGCGACCGCCTCTGTGGGTTCGCTTCTGCCGTCtgctccgcagccgcgccctctctctgcgcgtgccTTGTCGTGTTCGtgcgcgcttcctccggaccccccgcggtcgccgctgcaagctcctccagcggcggatcccgacgaggacgacgacttGCCGCTGCAGTCCCTGACACCCCGCACTTCGTTGAGGCCCTTTTCCAGAAGGTCGGcgagcccggcgccgccgcggcctgcgcgcgccgccgcagactgcgaggcgccgccgtggcctgcgcgcggcttccacggcgcggcgcttcacgGTGCGCCGCTCTTCGACGGCTTCTTGGGCAGGAGCACAGGccagccgcccgcgcgagaggagactgcgccctctgcacgcgctccgcagagggccttcgtcgcggccgctcccttcgcttcgccccagcgtgcgccgtctctcgccgccgccgcgccgtctccctcgggcgccgagcccgagggcgacgcccgccgcccaTCGCAGGGAGGCATCGGAGAACGTGGAAGGCAGCAGgctggagctgcgcgcgacctCGGCGCCCAGAGTCAGTGgagccccgcgggcgcctcgacTTCCCCCGCCACAGGGCGCGAAGACGGCTGGGCCTGCCGCCAGGTGCGCCGCCACGGGCActcgcgaggaggccgcgcagggggCGGAGACCTGCTGGAGGCCCGTGGGGACtcctgcgagaggcgagacgacgcgacgggtgccgcggctgcggagaagtGCTCCGCGAGTGAAGGCGAGGGCAAAGCAGCCAGGGCAAACGAAGCGCAGACCGGCTTGTGGCGCTCTCTCTACGGGCGCCAGcaccggcgacgcgcgggcgaaagcgacgctcgcgggggggccgcggagccccagcgcagagggagaggccggTGGTCGCTCTGggctgcgctcgctgcggaggaatccggcagcgacgacgaagaaagaagcgagGCTTCCTGGTCGGAGTTCttggaagacgaagagcgccgagcgcgcggagacgcgccgcgcaccgAAACGCGCACAGAGACTCGCATGGCTTTCGAGCCCCTTGGCGCGCAGGAAGCCGACGGCCGAGGCGGgtgcgaggagagacactcgccagaaggcggccgcggagatcCAAACGGCGGGACGCTCTCCTTCGTCGTGCAGCCGCTTCAGCCGGGCAAACCGTCTGGCCGTCCGGttggcggcgaaggcgccccgAGGCCcgaggacgcaggcggctgcgagtCAGCCCCGCGCGACCGAGAGTGGATAGCTTctcgtccgccgctgcccttTCTTCCGCCTGCGGCCCCTCCCGTCTGGCGGGCGCATGCTTCacgagaggcgcagatgcTCCTACACTGGCACCACTGGCTGTACTGGCGGGCTCTCCAGGGCTACGCCGAGAGACCGTGGAGCCTTGGGGGGCCGGTCCCGCCCATCGCCGCCCGGGCCCCGCCCGAGGCGGGGACTGCGCGACCCCCCGAGAGCGTGGCtgggcgcgagcggctggcgggcgcaggccgcggagggagggcgcaggcaggccctcccgcgcgaggagagtcCGGGGAGGActccgcggaagaagagctcGAGCGCCTGTTTttcggcgagccgcgcggccgccgcagagccgcgcgcgcgcgcgagagggcggagagagtAGAGCAGGCAGCTCACTCGAAGAGGGAGGTAGAGGCTGGCAGCACGGGCGAAGCCGCGTCGCGAGAAGCTCCAGGTCTTGGACAGGCAGACATGGCCGCGCCTCAGCGTCTTCCTGTCGGGTCGGCGCTGGGCTGCCTCCCCCAACAACCTCGCGACCCTTCTTCCTTTCCGTCGCACCGTGTcccttcgctctcgtcgaGGCCTGCCTCCGACCCTGCCTGCCTCtacgcgcctcctctctccgcggcgtcctctccgccACCGGGCTTGTCCCACGTCccctctgccggcgctccctcctcagcggcggccgaggTCTACGGGCGCCCcggggcgtctgcagcgccgcctctctggcAGCCGTACCTGCCTCCACCGTTGCCTTTCTtcccggcggcggctcacTCTGTCCATggggcgccgcccgctgccgcagcgttCTGTTCTcagcctccctccgcccgcgcgtcgccctctcccgacgcctcctcgtcgtcttttcttctgcctcATCCGCTCTTCGGGGGTGTGGCACTACCGTGGGTCGGCcctcccggcgccgccgcgccttgcaCGGGGGCGGGCCTGGAGCGACATGCAGCCGAGGGGTcgggggctgcgccgcctctgggCACTAGAGCCCAGAGGCCCGGGTCTCTGACCgtggtcgcggcgcgccgggcaAGCGCCACCGCGCCTGGGGAGGGGTCCGCACCTCAGCCGTCGAAGCCCCGCGAGAGCCACCGACAGGCAGGTTCGTCTTtccgctcctctctgtccTCGTACCTGTTTCCCTGGCCGCAGCGGAAAGCCGAGGGCactcgcgacgccgcgcggccggaGGCCCTCGGTGCCTCCACGCCTCACGGCTCCAAATggggcgccgaagacgccgtcGGAGCGGggtccgcgggcgcggcgcccagccCGGCGCGGTCGACGACTCCCTCCGAGAcgtcgctcgcaggcgccggctgcgacgGCCGGACGCAGGCTCAGGGAGAAGGGTCTTCGTCCTCcatctcctcttcgtcgatctcttcgttctcctcgcggtcgctcggTTTCGCCGAGCGAGCCGCCCCATCGAACGGACccgaggagggagagcggcgactgcaggcggagggcgtgAGTCGAGGAAGGGACGAACAGCGGCCGAAGGAAGCGCCAATCATTCTTCCGCTGCCGTCTTGGGCCTCCACTACGGAAGTCCcggacgcagagcgcggcggcgagcgcctcagcgGTTCCGAAGACCCAACTCCacgccgcgggcggaagGCTcccggcgacagcgaggcagaccgcgcggagagcgagcagGGCGACTACGTCTTATGGAGTCCGAACGCTTGCGacaagcgcctcctccgtgcTCTCGAAGAGGCTCAGGCCGACCCGCATGAGGCCCTCGCGGACGCCGTTGCCTCTGAAGCGCCTAGGCTCCACCCGCCCCCTGCGGGCTCCGCGCCCACGGGCCTACCCGAGACAGGTTTTTCGGCGTCCTGCGGCCTCGAGAAAGACGCATTGGCGCGCTTGGGACTTTTCCCAGCCTTCCTCTttggcgggcgcgaggccgggcgcaaggcgaagggcctcgcggcgctgccgcccgtGAATGTCGACGTCGACGTCCACATCAGCGACGCAGCtgacgaggagacgacgctTGCGGCTCTCCCACGGCGAgtggcgtcgctgctgccgccctaCGCACCtcagcgtctcttcgccgggcgcgcagcaggcgagcgagcgagccCAGACGCTCCCAGAGACGAAGCCAGCTGCGTCTCGACTCTGCAGGGCGATGAAGACGACGTTTTTGTCATTGCCGGCGCACCGGAAACTGACGGAGGCTTGGCGAGTGGGAGTCTGAACGCGTTCCTGggaggcgcgacagcgacggcggcgcgctcggcggcgaggctgctCACGGGCGCAGCCTGCCAGGAGGCGGAGGTCACCGAAccgcgcagaagcagacacgcagaagacagcCGAGAGAggggcgctcgcggcgcggcggagtccGACGCCCGGCTGCGCTCTCCGTGGGcacgggcgaggccgccacgCAGCGGCACGGAAGCCGCGTCGCGAGCCACCGCGAGCGCCATCCGAGGGGATAtgagctcgccgcgcgcccgcgaagacTTCGCGGCATCTGTGCCAGAGACCACAGGAGactcgcgcagaggaggagcctCTGAGCGGCCTACAGAAGCGGCGTGCAgcctcgaggccgaggcgctgAATGGGCGCCCAGGCCTCGactccgtctccgccctcagcgaagaagcggaaggagagGTTGCCTCTGACGACGCAGCTCAGAtgaggagcgacgcgcgacaggttccttcgccgcgtttttcgtcgtctctttcgcctgcggcctgtCACTCTCCTTTCCCTTTTGTTTATGAAAGACAGCAGATGCCTCGCGCTCAGCGCGCGTCGAGTCTGCCGCGGTGCCTGTCGCCACCGCATTCGCCTTCTCCCCTCGGAGCAGACGCCGATTCCGCCCTGCCGCGTCGGGTGCCgtgtccgccgcgcggctcgcgcgcttcgtctcgctcggcgtctccttcgcgccgcgcgttcttctcggcggaggctgcgtcTGGGGCGGGCTCGCTCGTGCTCGACAGCCAGATGCctccctgcgcgtctctgctttctctcgctgcattcgcggcgcctccgcgagctcgagccgaagcagaagcgcgcgtgacgggggggcggcgcgctggacacgcgagaagcgagcccgacgcggagagaagagacgactGGGAGGGCGAACGGagtcgcaggcgaggagaacCCGCCAAAGAAGAGGAGTCTGCCGCTGAGCAGCAAGCAAAGGAAACAGAAAGAGAAACAGACACAGAGACGGAcacagagagggagggcgaagagccgcgggACGCGGGAGAGACGACTGCGGCGGAAAGCGACTCAGGCGTTCTCGACACGAACGcctggcgcgcaggcgatTGCGCTGCGGTGCGACCGTCTCCGCAAGGGATGCGCGCCGAGATCCAGCgtcgagaaaaaacgaggcACGATGACTgttgtcgcctccgcgccgcagaggagaccggACGCGCTCAAAGacacggcggcgaagacgcatgCGAGGCGGCATGTGCaccgctctctccgccgcgttcgccgtcacgtgcgtctgtctcctccgccgcctcgttgCCCTGGGTTGACGtgatgcatgcggcgcgttcgcgagctctcgctgctgcgtctgccgtccgccgcgccgccgaagacgccgcgaagaagTCCTTTGCCCTCTCTTCATCTGCTTTCATgtcttcgtccgcgtctgcgggttTGTTTCGAAAGCGGAGCGAGAAACTCTTTCAGCGGGCGTCGGGGGGTTCGGTGAACTCCGCGGAGGTCGAGgaagtcgcgcggcgcatcctctccgacggcgacgccttcgAGGTCCGCCGGAGGTCTCCCGCGCGGTGCTgcacggaggccgcggcgtcgagcggcggcgcgtgcgtctcttttGCGAGTGGGGGAAGCGACTTCCACAACTCCTCGATGCGTCGGGAGGAGACggccggagacgcgcgcggcgtcttccgtAGAAGCAGCCCCGCGcagtctgcggcgctgccggcttTCGGGTCGGGTTTCTTgggcgcggggcgagagGGCGACAAGCAGAGAACGCGGGCGAAGCAGATGCAGGACGCGCGACGAACGGCGCTCCACGACAAGCAATTCCTCCTGATGCTCCAACAGCAAGTCCTctgcgaagacgcgcagatCGCTgtggccgcggccgccgccgcggcgcacccCGAAGACCGGGGGAGCTGCCGAGAAGGCCcccgaggagggagaggcggcgaaggagaggctgtagacgccgagcggcgcgatGACTGCCGAGACACGGCCGCGAAAAAAGACGGGGGAGAATCTTCGACCGGAGGCCGTCAGGGGGCGGAtgcgggaggcgacgagccgACCCCTAGACTCTAA